One Acidobacteriota bacterium genomic window, CCGGGTCCACGTTCCGTCAATGATCAACGCCGGTTTGCCGGATTCCACAGCCAGCAGGCCGAGATGACTCAGGACGCCCCCACCGGTGGCCACGACCCCGGCCGCCTGAAACAGACACGGCGCGTCGTTGGGGCCGAGGCGTGCGGCCAGCAGAATGGCACCGTCCAGATCCTCGCGCCGACGACCGGAGGCTCCGAGGCGGGCCAGTCCGGCCGCGCGGCCAGGGGACGCACTGACGCCTGAGACCACCTGCTCAGTCGCGAGCGGCCGCCCACGGGCCACGGATCGCGGCACACGGAACAACCGCCGCACGTGCTCCGCGGTCGTCACCGGATCGACGCCCGACCTGTCAGGCGTCGATCCCAGGATGTTCGACCGGCGCAGTCGGTCCAGCACCAGCTCGATGTCGTAGCGAGCGTTGTCCTCCCACGGCGCGTCGGCATGGCTTCGTCGTCTCCACAGGCACCCGTCGAGCGCGGCGCACGCCATGCGCGGCATCCCTGTGGCATCGCGAAGGACGTACATCGTGAGATCGTCTGCCCCCAGCCGTACCCGGGCCTGTTGAACGTCGTATCCGTTGATGGTTCCGGTCGTCTTGAAGCCGACGTGCCGTTCGAGCAGCGGGACCACGTGCGCGAGGTGCGCCGAACGGGCCACCAGATCAGGATCGGATTCGAGAATCGCGGCCAGACGATCCACCTCGTGGATCCGCTCGAACACGCGGTTCGGTCGCCGCGCAAGGCCCGCGGGCGTCTCGTGAATTTCACCGCGTGCGAGCGCAGCCCGCAGCGGGCCGAGGACGCGTGCATCGAAGGGCACCTGTCCGGCGAGATCCGCGCCGGTCACGGGCGCGGTCAACTCAATGCCGAGCGCCCCGAGCCGTTCGCCCAGCGACGCCACAAGCCCAGACGGTGGCTCGACACTGAACCGATCCCGGTAGGGCGCGCGGCCATTCCAGCGGATCTCGCGCGGGCCTTCGGGTGCGGCCTCGATGGCCTGCACGATGCCGGCGCGGTCCTTCGTGAGCATCTGCTCCATCGGCAGCACGCCCCACCGCTCGAAGCACCCAGCCCACGCCTCGGCCACCATCCGCCGCGCCTCCTCGTTCACCTGGAGCGATCCGATCGCCCAGTCGACATCCATCAGGTACGGCACCAGGTGAAACAACATGGCCGCCCGCTGGTGGAGGGCATCAATGGTGAACGCCCGCTCCTTGTCGTACCGCGCCTGGATGCGCGTGCTGTCCACCGACACGATGAAGTCGAGGCGCTCGAAGAAGAGGCGGATGGCATCGAGCGACGGGCAGGGATGCACTGACAATTCGTTGATGCTGACGCCCGCGTACTGGAGATCGATCATGCCGCCGCGCAAGGGCGGCGAGTAGTCGATGCGGATGAATGCGGGGTGATTCCGGTACCGCGCGAAGTAGTGCACCTCGTTGCCGTAACAGAACACCCGGACGCTCGGCTGAATATGGACGCCGTGCAGCAGTTGGACGGCAAACGCTTCGACGACCAGCCGCACCTGGTAGGGAATCGAGGGCGCAGGCCCGCTTTGCGACTCCCCTTCCAGATCGACGAACTCGATGTGCCGGCCCACCTCCACGCCGCGGCCCGGCATGGCCACCGCAAGGTCCACCGTGCGGGTGGTTCTCGGACCGGTCCCGATCAGGCCGAATGCCAGCTTGAGTCCGCGCTGATGCAGGTACCGTTTCAATCCGTGCAGGGTCCGGATGTCGGATGGCCCTGTTGGATCCTCAAACGGCTGGACCAGGCGGCACACGTCCATCGGTAGAGGATCTCCGGACGCCAGAGCCAGAGTCCGGCCGATGCGCTCCGCCAGATTCGCATGGACACGCACGAGCGCGGCGGTTTCGTCGCGCACCGCGCGGTCGGTCGACCCGCCGAAGAGCGCGTTGAAGTCGGCGACCAACCGGCGCATCCGATCGAGAACCGTGTTGAGCCTGGCGCGCGTCAGCGGCGCCACATCGAGGATCTCGCCAAGCACGTCGGCGTGCACGACGTTGTAGGCGCGGAATCGGGAGACCAGATCACTGGTGTCCGACGCCCCCGACATCGCGGCCGCACTCCCACCCACGGCAACAATGAGCAGGCGATCGAAGACGCGGCGGACATCGGACAGGCCGTCGAAGATCCTGGCCTCGGCGCGATCGAGCAGCAGCGGAAACGCTCCCGCCACCGACACACCAACCATCGGCCGGGCTTCCAGGCCGAAGTTCACACGCCGCCAGCCGAGCGATGCCACGATGTCGAAGAGCAGGCGCCTGCCACACACGTGCCCGGCGCGCCGAAAAGAATCGAGCGCGGCGGAATCCGTCGCGAGCGGCACGACATCGAGCAGGTCCTGATGCGTCGCGCACGTGTACGTCAGGTAGGGCGCCAGCAGATTCGCGGCCTCGGTGCCAAGCAGGCGCGCGACCAACGCCGCCGCTGGCGATGTGCTGGCGAGGTCGAGCAGTCGGGCCGCCAGGCGACGAATGGCTGGTGTGGAACCCTCCGCGAGCAGGTCGTGGAGCAGATCTTCCCGGCCGCGTGGCAGGATCTTGGTCATCTCGCCGAACGCCGCCGGGCTCGCAAGCGCGCTCCCCTCTTCGTCGGCCCGTTCGGCCAGCGTCGTGAGCACGTGAGGCGTCACAATCAGTCGCCCGGCCAGGCTTAGGCGAACCGTCGCGTCGAGCGCACGCCGCTGCAGACCGGAATCTCTCGCCTCCAGCAGGGCCGACAGAATCGGCCAGGGTTGAGCATGCCGGTCTGCGGCATCCTCCAGCAGCGCGAACAAGGGCGTCACCACGGAACCGACACGACGGCCCGGCCAGACGAGGAGCCGTTCAAGCCAGGCACACCCGCCGGGCGACGTCAGCGTGTCGAAGTATTCGCGCAGGACACCGCAAGCGGCGGCGACACGATCATCGTGAGGCAGGTACCCGGCAAACTCGGTTTCTATGGTGCTGACGGCCTGCTCGAGTTGTGGGTCGCCATCCTCTGATGGGCAAGGCAATCCCGAGAGGGCGGGCAACGTACTTGAATCCGCCGGGCCTGAACCAGCACCTGGCACGGTCCGACTCCCCGGGGAGCAGGCCACCCTGGACAAAGGGGCAGGCGACGCGACGAAGCGAGACGAGTATACACCCCGGCCCCTTCGACTCAGACTCGAACCAGTGCCTTCGTTCAGGGCAAGCCGCGGAAAGGAGCTAGTGCCGGAACATATACGCCAGCTTCACGAAGAACCCGTCCGACGTGCGCGCGAGACGCGCTGTCGGATCGAGCACCAGGTCGCGTGCCAGGCTGCTGCCGTAGCCGAAGAACGCCACGGTGCCCGGCGTCGGCTCATACGAGACGAGCCAGTCCATGCGCAATCCGTCGACGCGCTGCGGCCCCGCGATGCTTCCGTTCACCAGGAGTGGAAAGCCGGTCGCCGGATCCTGCAACGCTACCCGCCGTTCCGATCGGTATTCGGTGATCAGCCTGAAGAACAACGAGCGATTGGGCTGGTACTCGAGCTTGATTCGGGGGATCGTCGTCCGCGCGAACTCAGTCTGATCGCGATCGCGCTCGATGCGCGACGAGACCAGGCTGAGGTCGATGCGAGCCGAGGTGGTCGGCCTCAGCCCAAGCGTCGTCGTCACTCGCGTCTCATGCCCGTTCGAGGCTTCGGCGAAGATGGCCGTGCCAGCGCGGCTCACCTCAACTTCCGCATTGAGCTTCTGAAACACTGGCGTCGTCACCGCGTAAGTACCACCCCAGTTGGTCACGCCGTCGGGCGGTGCAAAGGCCACAGTCGTCCCGCTTGGCTGCCACACGGCGTACGCCTGGTACATCGCCGGCTGAAACCGCACGAAATTGCGGCTGACCTGCGCGCTCAACTGCCACCCGCCGCGAAGTTGGGCCGTCAGGTGGGACTGGTCGCTGCCCTCGATCGCGCCGGTGTGCCCAAACGAGGCGTACCGCCAATCCCGGGTCGGTCCGAAGAAGGTCGTCAGATTCTCCAGCCACGCGCCCCGTTGTCCGTAATACGTGAACCGGTTGGACGCGTGGAA contains:
- a CDS encoding PEP-utilizing enzyme, translated to MFALLEDAADRHAQPWPILSALLEARDSGLQRRALDATVRLSLAGRLIVTPHVLTTLAERADEEGSALASPAAFGEMTKILPRGREDLLHDLLAEGSTPAIRRLAARLLDLASTSPAAALVARLLGTEAANLLAPYLTYTCATHQDLLDVVPLATDSAALDSFRRAGHVCGRRLLFDIVASLGWRRVNFGLEARPMVGVSVAGAFPLLLDRAEARIFDGLSDVRRVFDRLLIVAVGGSAAAMSGASDTSDLVSRFRAYNVVHADVLGEILDVAPLTRARLNTVLDRMRRLVADFNALFGGSTDRAVRDETAALVRVHANLAERIGRTLALASGDPLPMDVCRLVQPFEDPTGPSDIRTLHGLKRYLHQRGLKLAFGLIGTGPRTTRTVDLAVAMPGRGVEVGRHIEFVDLEGESQSGPAPSIPYQVRLVVEAFAVQLLHGVHIQPSVRVFCYGNEVHYFARYRNHPAFIRIDYSPPLRGGMIDLQYAGVSINELSVHPCPSLDAIRLFFERLDFIVSVDSTRIQARYDKERAFTIDALHQRAAMLFHLVPYLMDVDWAIGSLQVNEEARRMVAEAWAGCFERWGVLPMEQMLTKDRAGIVQAIEAAPEGPREIRWNGRAPYRDRFSVEPPSGLVASLGERLGALGIELTAPVTGADLAGQVPFDARVLGPLRAALARGEIHETPAGLARRPNRVFERIHEVDRLAAILESDPDLVARSAHLAHVVPLLERHVGFKTTGTINGYDVQQARVRLGADDLTMYVLRDATGMPRMACAALDGCLWRRRSHADAPWEDNARYDIELVLDRLRRSNILGSTPDRSGVDPVTTAEHVRRLFRVPRSVARGRPLATEQVVSGVSASPGRAAGLARLGASGRRREDLDGAILLAARLGPNDAPCLFQAAGVVATGGGVLSHLGLLAVESGKPALIIDGTWTRLPKGDDALAFTTLEYEERESERYGYRLTERHHLRDVEGRILDGDLVVLDADQGTLTVLGHDAVALALHESLREHAAATRCLAQATDLDAVLLARGHHLRARHQLEKSIRRVSVPGLARYAVEELLGQLAGSETASTVHDGVALLRLLAENRDGGDAARMAIQQTTGRLASRIREAREQAVSLVPSCTTCHDVLALRLKVVRLQDTLMRVTAALDSGGLDAGVVGTGDGHDVDDMARARLCDLRDQLAGSLASGAGSGGWRPRLAQLRRLGAVVGLNHQQTRLLAPERADDRSALGSRLIVTAGDGGLELERVAGAKAANLAEIARILGEGVVPDWFAVTVSAFQAATGPSGRQTIDAILRDSGIGADGQAAAIRAFWTRVEMPADLVSDIVQAYRALGPDCHVAVRSSALDEDTEQATRAGQFETFLFVRGEQAVVEHVKLVWSGLWAERAIAGRAAERTSVNRVSGLDWPRCGVVVQRMVPSRVSGVLQTINAADARPREMVINVVLGLGEGIVSGVVSADHIVVVKTESPDGMFRFRYMVADKRERVIFDARCGHGTVRVGTLAHQRLRPALEYPELLALVGMATRLERAYGHPLDIEFGFEDAHLRVLQVRPMPASLAVWTETIERFPLAGGARHLEVLP